A window of Chitinophaga sp. MM2321 contains these coding sequences:
- a CDS encoding polysaccharide biosynthesis C-terminal domain-containing protein, with amino-acid sequence MSIKQLAGQTVYYGLSNIVSKLLNYFLTPFYLGILTRASFGEMSNVYAYIPFANIVLTYGMETAFFRFAKKENKAHVLGTSTISLLFSTISITILLLLLKQPVINSYAGELAGLNGHPTFYTYVILLMAFDALTAIPFAQLRLEGRPVRYAAIRVAGILTTIFFNVFFLVICPKLYAAGHHWLPDLQNGSDQTGYIYLSNMLGSAFTLVLFLPQIGAIEWKFDTVLWKKMVHYALPLIIVGMAGMVNETFDRAWFLPQFLPGNDMEAKKEVIALYSANYKLAILITMFIQAFRLGAEPFFFKQAESGNPQKMYARIMKLFVIMLCFMFLFVSLYLNIWKIFLRVPFYYQGMRIVPVLLLANMFLGIYYNLTIWFKLTDRTKTGAVITIITAVLAFGLNYWWIPLMGYYGAALATMVCYFVQMVICYVWGQKHYPIPYHLPKLITYVGLAVLIYLLFNWLNVRVLSPQDIYALKPSSLAVATGLFLAYAWFIFRMEKKEFARLPYIGKYIK; translated from the coding sequence TTGAGCATCAAACAACTGGCAGGACAAACAGTTTACTACGGTTTAAGTAATATAGTGAGCAAGTTGCTCAATTATTTCCTTACGCCTTTTTATCTGGGTATTCTTACGCGGGCATCTTTTGGGGAGATGTCTAACGTATATGCCTATATCCCTTTTGCCAATATTGTGCTGACCTATGGTATGGAAACTGCTTTCTTCCGGTTTGCGAAGAAGGAGAACAAGGCGCATGTGCTGGGTACTTCCACCATCTCGCTGTTGTTTTCCACTATTTCTATTACCATTCTGCTATTATTATTAAAACAGCCGGTCATTAATTCCTATGCCGGGGAACTGGCGGGGTTGAACGGGCATCCTACATTTTATACTTATGTGATCCTGCTGATGGCTTTTGATGCACTGACCGCCATCCCCTTTGCCCAGCTCAGGCTGGAAGGCCGACCGGTACGCTATGCCGCCATCCGGGTAGCGGGCATCCTGACCACGATATTCTTCAACGTCTTTTTCCTGGTGATCTGTCCCAAGCTGTATGCAGCCGGTCATCACTGGTTGCCCGATTTACAGAACGGCAGCGACCAGACGGGCTACATATACCTGAGCAATATGCTGGGCAGCGCCTTTACCCTGGTGCTGTTCCTCCCGCAGATCGGGGCCATTGAATGGAAGTTTGATACCGTCCTGTGGAAAAAGATGGTACACTATGCCCTGCCGCTGATTATAGTGGGCATGGCCGGTATGGTCAATGAAACCTTTGACAGGGCCTGGTTTTTACCCCAGTTCCTTCCCGGCAACGATATGGAAGCCAAAAAGGAGGTGATCGCACTGTATAGTGCCAACTATAAACTGGCCATCCTGATTACCATGTTCATACAGGCGTTCCGGTTAGGGGCCGAACCTTTCTTTTTTAAACAGGCCGAAAGCGGGAATCCGCAGAAGATGTACGCCCGGATCATGAAGCTTTTTGTGATCATGCTATGTTTCATGTTCCTTTTTGTAAGCCTGTACCTGAATATATGGAAGATATTCCTCCGCGTACCCTTCTATTACCAGGGGATGCGTATTGTACCGGTACTGTTGCTGGCCAACATGTTCCTGGGCATCTACTATAACCTGACCATCTGGTTTAAGCTAACGGATCGCACCAAAACAGGCGCCGTCATCACGATCATCACAGCTGTGCTGGCTTTCGGGCTCAATTACTGGTGGATTCCTCTAATGGGTTACTACGGCGCTGCACTGGCCACCATGGTATGTTATTTTGTACAAATGGTGATCTGTTATGTATGGGGACAAAAACATTATCCCATCCCATATCATCTTCCCAAACTCATTACCTATGTGGGGCTGGCAGTACTGATCTATCTTTTATTCAACTGGCTCAATGTCAGGGTGCTGTCGCCACAAGACATCTATGCCCTCAAACCGTCTTCCCTCGCAGTAGCTACCGGCTTATTCCTGGCTTATGCCTGGTTTATTTTCCGGATGGAGAAGAAAGAATTTGCGCGGCTGCCGTACATAGGGAAGTACATAAAATAA
- the arfB gene encoding alternative ribosome rescue aminoacyl-tRNA hydrolase ArfB, with the protein MNINVTSELTFRTARSGGAGGQNVNKVETMVEAYFNIMASALLTPEQKNVLMEKLSNRINAEGILLVKSQTARTQLGNKHEVIYKVNDLINKALIPRKKRVPTKPSKAMVEKRIQFKKRLSEKKQNRRPGLMD; encoded by the coding sequence ATGAATATCAATGTTACCTCCGAACTCACATTCCGCACAGCCCGCAGCGGCGGCGCCGGCGGACAAAATGTGAATAAGGTGGAAACAATGGTGGAAGCCTATTTCAACATCATGGCCTCTGCACTGTTAACCCCTGAACAAAAAAATGTGCTGATGGAAAAGCTCTCCAACCGCATCAATGCGGAAGGAATACTGCTGGTGAAATCGCAAACAGCCCGCACACAGCTGGGCAACAAACATGAAGTCATCTATAAAGTAAATGATCTTATCAATAAAGCATTAATACCCCGCAAAAAGCGGGTACCTACCAAACCTTCCAAAGCGATGGTAGAAAAGCGGATCCAGTTTAAAAAACGGCTATCCGAGAAGAAACAAAACCGGAGACCAGGATTAATGGATTAA
- the dtd gene encoding D-aminoacyl-tRNA deacylase: protein MRAVIQRVTQASVTVDGVITGEIQLGLLVLLGIEDADTPEDISWLSSKIVNLRIFNDDAGVMNVSLKDIHGELLLVSQFTLHASTKKGNRPSYIRASKPDVAIPLYEKMIVQLEHDIGTTIQRGIFGADMKVSLLNDGPVTIIIDSQNRE from the coding sequence ATGAGAGCAGTTATACAGCGTGTTACCCAGGCATCCGTAACCGTAGACGGCGTTATTACCGGCGAAATTCAGCTGGGGCTGCTGGTATTGCTGGGCATTGAAGATGCAGATACTCCCGAAGACATCAGCTGGTTGAGCAGCAAGATCGTAAACCTGCGCATCTTCAATGACGATGCGGGCGTAATGAATGTATCACTGAAAGATATCCACGGAGAACTGTTACTGGTAAGCCAGTTTACCCTGCACGCTTCTACGAAGAAAGGAAACCGGCCTTCGTATATCCGTGCCAGTAAGCCCGATGTGGCTATTCCCCTTTATGAAAAAATGATTGTACAGCTGGAACATGATATAGGAACAACCATCCAACGGGGGATTTTTGGGGCAGATATGAAAGTGTCTTTACTCAATGATGGGCCGGTGACCATTATTATTGATTCACAAAACAGAGAATAA
- a CDS encoding nucleotide pyrophosphohydrolase, with translation MTIQEAQEKIDNWVNTTGVRYFSELTNMAILTEEVGEVARVMARRYGDQSAKESDKKRELADELADVMWVVLCIANQTGIDMTVALEKNFDKKNTRDANRHVNNPKLK, from the coding sequence ATGACCATACAGGAAGCACAGGAAAAGATAGATAACTGGGTTAACACCACCGGGGTGCGGTATTTCAGTGAACTGACCAACATGGCTATTCTCACAGAAGAAGTAGGAGAAGTGGCCCGTGTAATGGCCCGCCGGTATGGTGATCAGTCTGCCAAAGAAAGCGATAAAAAGAGAGAACTGGCAGATGAACTGGCGGATGTAATGTGGGTGGTGCTTTGTATCGCAAATCAAACCGGCATTGATATGACGGTGGCGCTGGAGAAAAATTTTGATAAGAAGAATACCCGCGATGCCAACCGGCACGTCAATAATCCAAAACTAAAATAA
- a CDS encoding YihY/virulence factor BrkB family protein, translated as MQKTGKVKIYWQVLKQSGSDFMDDKVLKLSAALAYYTIFSVAPMLIIIIFLCDLFLGKEAIEGSIYGQIQGMVGSEAAAQIQAMIRNATLSNDMNWATIVGFITLIIGATGVFAEIQDSINYIWRLKSKPKKNGLLRMLLNRLLSFSLVISMGFILLVSLAINGLVELFQGLLVQLIPTKATTTIILYVADLVVPFTVITILFAIIFKVLPDARIKWKDVMVGAVTTAILFMLGKFAIGYYLGASKVGSAYGAAGSIVIILLWVYYSAAILYFGAVFTRVYVQYFGKEIYPNDYAVWIKQIEVPHEEMEKPEEG; from the coding sequence ATGCAAAAAACCGGAAAAGTAAAAATTTACTGGCAGGTGCTGAAGCAGTCCGGCAGCGATTTTATGGATGATAAAGTGCTGAAGCTCAGTGCTGCATTGGCCTACTATACTATCTTTTCAGTGGCGCCTATGCTCATTATTATCATTTTTTTATGTGACCTGTTCCTCGGCAAAGAGGCCATAGAAGGCAGTATTTACGGGCAGATCCAGGGAATGGTAGGCAGTGAGGCCGCAGCGCAGATCCAGGCTATGATCCGCAATGCAACCCTTTCCAACGATATGAACTGGGCCACCATCGTGGGTTTTATAACGCTCATCATTGGCGCCACCGGGGTGTTTGCAGAAATACAGGACTCCATTAACTATATCTGGCGGCTGAAATCAAAACCCAAAAAGAATGGGCTGTTACGGATGCTGCTGAACCGCCTGCTTTCCTTTTCGCTTGTCATAAGTATGGGTTTTATCCTGTTGGTATCACTGGCTATCAACGGTCTGGTAGAGCTTTTTCAGGGACTGCTGGTGCAGCTGATCCCAACAAAAGCCACCACCACCATCATCCTGTATGTGGCAGACCTGGTAGTGCCGTTTACCGTTATCACCATCCTTTTTGCCATCATTTTTAAAGTACTGCCCGATGCGCGTATCAAGTGGAAAGATGTGATGGTGGGCGCTGTTACCACCGCCATCCTGTTTATGCTGGGTAAATTTGCCATCGGATATTATCTCGGCGCCAGCAAAGTTGGCTCCGCATACGGTGCCGCCGGTTCCATTGTCATCATCCTGCTTTGGGTATACTATTCCGCAGCCATCCTGTACTTCGGGGCAGTATTTACCCGCGTATATGTGCAGTACTTCGGAAAAGAAATTTATCCGAATGATTATGCCGTATGGATTAAGCAGATTGAAGTGCCACATGAGGAAATGGAAAAGCCGGAGGAAGGTTAG
- a CDS encoding glycine--tRNA ligase, with the protein MSTDQNKFQAIISHCKEYGFVFQSSEIYDGLSAVYDYGQYGAELKKNIKDYWWKSMTQLHEDIVGIDAAIFMHPTTWKASGHVDNFSDPMIDNKDSNKRYRVDHLIEGHAETLSPEAGEALLAQMDELLKENDFAGLKTLIEENKIKCSVSGTVNWTEVRQFNLMFSTQLGSVTDEASEIYLRPETAQGIFVNFLNVQKTGRMKIPFGIAQIGKAFRNEIVARQFIFRMREFEQMEMQFFIRPGTQKEWYEKWKEERLQWHLSLGTDPAKYHFKDHIKLAHYADAAVDIEYEFPFGFKEVEGIHSRTDFDLKQHQEFSKKKLQYFDTEINQNYVPYVIETSIGLDRMFLLTICNAYEEQDLSTPEKADSRVVLKLPAKLSPIKLAIFPLTKKDGLPELAKELMNECKPFFHCYYEEKDSIGKRYRRQDAIGTPFCITIDHQTKEDGTVTIRHRDSMEQERIPLSEVRNLVLNKIV; encoded by the coding sequence ATGTCTACAGATCAGAATAAATTCCAGGCGATTATATCGCATTGTAAAGAATACGGTTTTGTGTTTCAGTCCAGCGAAATATACGACGGACTTAGTGCTGTATACGACTACGGCCAATACGGCGCCGAGCTGAAGAAAAATATCAAGGACTACTGGTGGAAAAGCATGACCCAGCTGCACGAAGATATCGTGGGGATCGATGCCGCCATCTTTATGCATCCTACCACCTGGAAGGCATCCGGGCACGTGGATAATTTCAGCGATCCCATGATCGATAACAAGGATAGTAATAAACGCTATCGCGTAGATCACCTGATAGAAGGTCATGCCGAAACGCTGTCACCCGAAGCAGGAGAGGCATTGCTCGCACAAATGGACGAGCTGCTGAAAGAAAATGACTTCGCAGGATTGAAAACACTGATAGAAGAAAATAAAATAAAATGTAGTGTAAGCGGCACCGTTAACTGGACAGAAGTACGTCAGTTTAACCTGATGTTTTCTACACAGCTGGGCAGTGTGACCGATGAAGCCAGCGAAATATACCTGCGTCCGGAAACCGCACAGGGTATTTTCGTGAACTTCCTCAACGTGCAGAAAACCGGCAGGATGAAGATCCCCTTTGGTATTGCGCAGATAGGTAAAGCTTTCCGTAATGAAATTGTAGCCCGTCAGTTCATTTTCCGTATGCGTGAATTTGAGCAGATGGAGATGCAGTTTTTTATCCGCCCTGGCACACAGAAAGAGTGGTATGAGAAATGGAAAGAAGAGCGTTTGCAGTGGCACCTGAGCCTCGGTACCGACCCGGCTAAATATCATTTTAAAGATCACATAAAACTGGCGCACTACGCAGATGCTGCCGTAGATATTGAATACGAATTTCCTTTTGGTTTCAAAGAAGTGGAAGGGATCCACTCCCGCACTGATTTTGACCTGAAGCAACACCAGGAATTCAGCAAAAAGAAATTACAGTATTTCGATACCGAAATCAATCAGAACTATGTTCCTTATGTGATAGAAACCTCTATCGGTCTGGATCGTATGTTCCTGCTCACCATCTGCAATGCATATGAAGAACAGGACCTGAGCACACCGGAAAAAGCGGATAGCCGCGTAGTATTAAAATTGCCTGCTAAATTATCTCCCATTAAACTGGCGATATTCCCGCTGACGAAAAAAGATGGTTTGCCGGAACTGGCGAAAGAACTGATGAATGAATGTAAGCCGTTCTTCCACTGTTATTACGAAGAAAAAGATAGTATCGGCAAACGTTACCGCCGCCAGGATGCCATCGGTACGCCTTTCTGCATAACCATTGATCATCAGACCAAAGAAGATGGTACAGTGACCATCCGTCACCGTGATAGCATGGAACAGGAACGTATTCCGTTGTCTGAAGTGAGAAACCTGGTGCTGAATAAAATCGTGTAA
- a CDS encoding FAD-binding oxidoreductase gives MQEIWHTGIVTKLVDETHNTRRFWIRIPEMERFDFKPGQFVTLDLPIHEKKNKRWRSYSIASHPDGSNEFELVIVLLEGGAGSTYLFNEIKVGSELQLRGPLGVFVLPALLEKELFFICTGTGIAPFRAMAHYIRLHNIPHPNIHLIFGCRYEKDLLYAAEMQQLMAELPGFHYIPTLSREDNWTGKKGYVHSIYEEILQAEKRPAHFFLCGWKAMIDEARQRIVAMGYDRHDIHLELYG, from the coding sequence ATGCAGGAAATATGGCATACAGGTATTGTAACCAAATTGGTGGATGAAACGCATAACACGCGTCGTTTCTGGATCCGTATTCCTGAAATGGAACGGTTTGATTTTAAACCCGGACAATTTGTAACCCTGGATCTCCCCATCCATGAAAAAAAGAATAAGCGGTGGCGCAGTTATTCCATTGCCTCTCATCCCGATGGCAGCAATGAATTTGAGCTGGTGATCGTACTGTTAGAAGGCGGAGCGGGAAGTACCTATCTTTTTAATGAAATAAAAGTAGGGAGTGAGCTGCAATTACGCGGCCCACTGGGTGTATTCGTACTACCGGCACTGTTAGAAAAGGAGCTGTTCTTTATCTGTACAGGTACGGGCATTGCGCCTTTCCGCGCGATGGCGCATTACATCCGGCTGCATAACATTCCGCATCCCAATATACACCTGATCTTTGGCTGCCGTTATGAAAAGGATCTGCTGTATGCTGCCGAAATGCAGCAACTGATGGCAGAGTTACCGGGTTTCCACTATATTCCTACCCTCAGCCGGGAAGATAACTGGACCGGTAAAAAAGGTTATGTACACAGCATCTATGAGGAAATTTTACAGGCCGAAAAACGGCCTGCCCACTTTTTCCTCTGTGGCTGGAAAGCCATGATTGATGAAGCCAGACAACGGATCGTAGCCATGGGCTATGACCGCCATGATATTCACCTGGAGCTCTATGGATAA